The following DNA comes from Carassius auratus strain Wakin unplaced genomic scaffold, ASM336829v1 scaf_tig00008516, whole genome shotgun sequence.
GGGAGAGAAATACACACCAGCCGCTCCTTCTCAAATCTGCCTCACACACACCCAGCGAATCCAACTCGCAGAGGTAAAACAAAGAAAGCAAAGAAATGCACTGAACTCACTTAAACATAGGGCCTATGCCATCCTTAGGGTCATTCACGCTAtgcatgcatttttgcatttcagcactcacacacacacacacactactaaaaaactttacattgtgtgtatttgtgatgCTTTATGTCAAGATTCATAAATATGTCAACAGTCCAAAAGAAACTCTTGGTTCATGTATATCCACACAAACCATTGATGAAATGATCAGAGAAATCCGGTTTACTTCATCAGATTGAAGTCTGTTGTTTCAAAGATCGAGttacagcattttttattattattaaacacatgtatggatgaattgttcacaaaaGGATCAATAACACGCATTTAGAAAACAGATAGTGTGAATATCCATTTCATGCCAGCTTTAAGCATTCCCTTGAGACGCTAGTCACGCTACCCTTCTAAAATTCACTCTATTGTCAAAGTACATAGTGTAAGTGTGCAGTGTAACTCTTTTTTTTTGAAGCAGTCAGCACTATTTTAAGCCTGTAGGCTAAGCTGTTAGCTTGCTAATCAAATCTAATtgaatataatatgtataaagtacttcaaaacactttaatttaaatattaaatgaggaTAAATAATTCTCAATGCCAGTTATGATTTCTAATCAGACACCCATAAAAAGCTATCTCAGCCAATGGATGATAGGGAATCTTCTTTTCTGTTCAGTTGTGAATTTGTGATAGAAGCATTAAGTCCCGATCCTTTGTTCTTTTCTCCCTTTATTTTCAGAGAAGGTTTGTTCTGTTGGATCGTAACCAGGACGGGAAGTTAAGCAGGAGAGATCTGAGAAAGCTTCGCTATAAGCGGATGCCTCTGGAGCACTGCGCTCAAAGATTCttccagtaacacacacacagaaaatgacacacacagtcaCCTCGCCACTGTGATTTTGTGATGATTTCTCCTGTCTGACCTCCTTTGTATTTGCATAATATTACTGCAAACCCTCCCAAGCACCCTTCTGATTATTGTACACATGCCTTCAGGATTTCacccacccctctctctctcatcctctttCAATCTTTCTTCTCTCGCTCATCCTctcagtcctctctctctctctctctctctctcttattcaaAGCTGTTGATGCTTATTGCCTTCCTACTGTTCTAATGTGAGTGTGTCCTTTACGGCTGATAGCAGCGGGGATATAGAAAATCAAAAACAAGAGGCAAAGGCAAAGAGACTCCACTTTCAATAatatggtgtttgtgtgtgtgcgcgtaggtcatgtgacaagaacaaaaataaggaGGTGACCCTAAGGGAGTGGACATCCTGTCTGGTTGACCGGTCGGAGCGCTGGTTTCAGGATTTCATGTGTAAGTCTTATATATTTGTTTCATCTGAATATGAGATTCTCATGTTTATGCATgttcaaacacatacacacacacattgtgtccCTTCTTCCTCTCTCTACCGCAGCCATGAAGATGGGCTCACCAAAGCTGTGTCTTGCCCCAGAAAGCACCCTCTAAATACCTTTAGATGCTTTATCCAGGTGgaatttttttaaaccttatCAGCTGGACTCATGAATTTTAATAAACTAGGTGACATGACAATTATCTAGAAGTTATAATAATTGATACCTTGAGAAAGCTAGTCATTTGCATTCTGCATTTGATggattaaaaatactgtaaaatagggatattatgaaatattcttacaatttaaaattatgtatatatatatatatatatatatatattatatatatatattattattattattattatatattttgaatatattatactgttatttattcctgtgatggtgaagcataattttcagcagctattactccacgcttcagtgtcacatgatcctttgtatattattctaatatggtgatttatTACTTAAGAAAATGTTCTTATTATCATCACTATAATGAAAAAATACGATAgctatgcttaatatttttaggattaaaatagaacattcaaaagttattttgtaacattatacatgtatttactgtcacttttgatcaattttaatgTATACGGGCTgaataaaaggttttattttctaaaaagtattaggtaaaaatgtaaacaattcctttttcaaaggttttttaattttatttttgtgcaaaattcaatatttgcatatagtttttttcttttttcatttctttgtttGCAGCCAAGCAAATCAAAGCACTTAAAACACAATGACAGGCCAAAAAGTGGGGGGATGAAATATTTAAAAGAGTGGATTATAATAGTTTCTTCACCTCTGTTAATTTTAAAGTCTGACAAAAATGGGACGTAATAAAAGTCTAAATATCTCTGTTGCTTTTGTATAGCTTTGTGCATGTAGTTGTGTATATGTTGGGACTCAGTGCTGCAATCTAGTcaacaaaaactgcattttgagGGACAGCGGCATGTATCATGGATCACACACGCAATTACTGCAGAGAGGGACAGCAAGAGAGGGGGGGCTATTGGGCAATAACCTTAAACAGAGGGATGGAGAGCAGATTAATTGAGGGGAGGGGTGGTGTTTAATAGGAGAGAGATGGATGGCACATGAGAGACATAAAAGAATACGTGAACAGGGATGAGAAGAATAGATAATATGCAGAGAGACGGGGAAAGGGAAGGACACTGAAAGAGAATCTCGTAATGCATCAGAATGAGACAAGGAGGGGGACAATTTACAGTAAACCATTGCAAATGGACGAGAGAAAATAGATTGAAGCATGAAAAATGgatcagaaagagagagatggcagGGGGAAGGggcgtgagagagagaaagagttgcAGAAGGGTGTGATAAAGGGTGGGAAGAGATTGTTAgatggaaagagaaaaagaggagagTAACTAAATGGCATCCCACCACAAAGTAACTTCCCCTTCCAGTACATCACTGATGTCTTCCACTTTTCCAAAGACTAAATGCTTCCAATCATGTCTGCCAAGTGTGAAAAATTGATTCTCAACATTTGCAAACAAGTAGATCGAGTTTTCCGTGTCTATATGACTCCAGGAAGTGCAGCAGAATAATCAGATCTCATTACATTTGTACAGTAGCTTTTAAAGTGGgtttggtttcctgtagctgtagtGCAGTCAAGAATCATCTCGTCTGCCAGCATCTTctgctttgttttgctttatGGTGCGGTTTGATATCCGTCATTGTGTTGCATGATCATTCTGAGTTGTGACATTTTGAGGTTATGCTTTGAGTTTCATGTGTGCTGTGATTTTCTTATGTATTGTGTTGTTCATATGTAATGTAGTTTGGTCCTGTGTTGCCTTGTTTTCATTTAGACTTGACTATCtgtcaatatatataaatatttactatatatatatatatatatatatatatatatatatatatatatatatatatatatatatatatatatacatatatatatgtcaatatatataaatatttactatatatatatatatataatatatatatatatatatatatatatatatatatatatatatatatatatatacataatatatacatatatacatatatatatatatatatatatatatatatatatgtgtgtgtgtgtgtgtgtgtgtgtgtgtgtgcgcgtgtgtgcgtgtgtgttcgtGTATGTATAGGCTTCCggcttacatttatgtatttattcggatatatactgtatttatttaaaacgtATTTTCATCAGCATAAAAGCTGTGATATATGAACAGTATATAAGTTAAACATGAAAACTAGAAAGATAATTTGCAATAATTACTGGTAACATTGTATACTTACTAATCTCTTacctaaatacatgttttattgatTACCATGAAAAATGATTTTGATTTCTTActcattttgtcaaaaaaaaaaaaaatgtatacactaccattaaaaagtttagggtcggtaagattattattattattatttgttattcatgatatgtaaaaattgatagcctgaatgcactgtaagtcactttggataaaagcgtctgctaaatgcataaatttaatttaattaaattaaatttaatttaatttaatttttattttttttcaaaatatctcaccaaggctgcatttatttgcacacatacacacctacacacaaaacaaaacaaaaaaaaacttttatttaatattttatattattgcatttatttataaaacattaatattgcaaaatactaatacaatttaaaagaacctttttcttttggaataaaatgtaaaatgtaatttactgtattttactaaTTTGCTGgatatttatttcagcaattaTTACTCTAGTCTTTAGTGCACATGtgacatgacccttcagaaataattttaatagctGATTTGGTCCCCAatgaacatttcatattattatcaatgttgaaaacagttgtactgcttaatacttttgttgAAATCATTATGAAATATTCTCAAGAGAATAGCATTTATTGAATttgtttgtaataatgtaaataaaattctTTACTGTAACGTTGATCAgcataatgcatccttgctaaataagcAATTATAGAATAAAtagaaatttctttaaaaaaagttttactgatCCAAAACttatgaacagtagtgtaaaaaaaacaacaacacagaaatgcAAATTCAATGTCAAAGACAAAGTCTACGTAACAATCATGTTTTCGCCCCTTACACTTCCattgtaattgtattattaatcaaaattattttctattctaaTGTCAAAAGAGCTTAACTTGTATTTAACccagaatattattttattgtgcatgTGTTCAGGAATGAGTTCTGTCTGTGCTTAAGAAGATAATAAGCATGATAATGGTAACATTTCAAAGCTTGGCAGATCTTTAATGAATGTGTAAGTCAGAATGAAAGGGAGAAGAAAGAGGGTCTTTTATTggcaaaaattaaatgaaatgaggTCTAGTGGGGAGACACGACCCCTGGGGTCAAATCATGTTCCCCTCAGCTCTCTCGAGACCCTCCCCCTTAATCAGTTATAACTgtttcaggacacacacacacacacacacacagaccatctCATTAAGAGATCTATTGTAATATGCTCTGCTTCAGACTGtgtgacagcacacacacacacacatacacacacgcttcAACCATCTCTGGCCACAACTCTAGTGTCTCTCTGAGGCCACACAGACAGCTATCCTGCTGTTGTAATGGATGCAGATGCAAGAATAACAAATCCATATGGAATTCTTGTATGGATGAGATCATGTACATGTGTCATGCACTAAACTCCCGTTGGATGAGAGATCAGAGTGACTCCATGACCTGCTGCAGCCATGACATCAGCCACTGGGAGGTCAAGCTGAACTCTGGGTAAAAATGACATGTTGACTGGTTAAAAAGACAATGCACATGACAGCTGAAGATTTATGAGTGAATATTTTTCCCTCAATCACTGAC
Coding sequences within:
- the LOC113072066 gene encoding SPARC-like protein 1, which gives rise to IPVPANSRGAAVCSVMGKTYSNDCLLHKEACRKKRRIGKAHSGACLVSEAECSEEEFGQFPYRLQDWFLLLSRMGEKYTPAAPSQICLTHTQRIQLAERRFVLLDRNQDGKLSRRDLRKLRYKRMPLEHCAQRFFQSCDKNKNKEVTLREWTSCLVDRSERWFQDFMSMKMGSPKLCLAPESTL